A portion of the Colius striatus isolate bColStr4 chromosome 1, bColStr4.1.hap1, whole genome shotgun sequence genome contains these proteins:
- the DUSP12 gene encoding dual specificity protein phosphatase 12 — translation MSAGAGCGPRGMVPVLPGLYVGGAESCSSPESLAEAGVVAVLTVDAEEPPAVPGVRTMHVRALDEPGADLLSRLDDCIAFISTARAGGGAALVRCQAGVSRSVAVVTAYLMKTEGLGWEDAYAAVRAAKPDAEVNSGFQGQLKLYEAMGCAVDSSSALYKRYRLQMLTERYPELQDLPREFFAVDPTSTCQTPNTEVLYRCRKCRRALFRSSSILSHVEGSGATAFAHKRMTGSAQLCSDGREKCTSYFTEPVQWMEPALLGVMEGQLLCPKCTSKLGSFSWRGEQCSCGRWVTPAFQIHKSRVDEVRTLPPVNFPAAKT, via the exons ATGTCGGCGGGAGCGGGTTGCGGGCCCCGTGGAATGGTACCGGTGTTGCCGGGGCTCTACGTGGGCGGCGCGGAGTCGTGCTCGTCCCCGGAGTCGCTGGCGGAGGCGGGGGTGGTGGCGGTGTTGACGGTGGACGCGGAGGAGCCGCCGGCGGTTCCGGGAGTGCGGACCATGCACGTCCGGGCGCTGGACGAGCCCGGCGCCGACCTGCTGAGCCGCCTGGACGACTGCATCGCCTTCATCAGCacggcgcgggcgggcggcggcgccgccCTCGTCCGCTG CCAGGCCGGCGTGAGCCGCAGCGTGGCCGTGGTCACCGCCTACCTCATGAAGACGGAAGGACTCGGCTGGGAGGACGCCTACGCCGCCGTCAGGGCCGCCAAACCCGACGCCGA GGTGAACTCGGGTTTCCAGGGGCAACTGAAGCTCTACGAGGCCATGGGCTGCGCCGTGGACAGCAGCAGCGCGCTCTACAAGCGTTACCGGCTGCAGATGCTCACCGAGAGGTACCCCG AACTTCAGGACTTGCCCAGAGAATTCTTTGCTGTTGATCCAACCAGTACATGTCAAACTCCAAACACAGAGGTTCTCTACAGGTGCAGGAAATGCAG GCGAGCTCTGTTCCGTAGCTCCAGCATCTTGTCCCACGTGGAAGGCAGCGGAGCCACAGCCTTTGCCCACAAGAGGATGACGGGCTCTGCTCAGCTTTGCAGCGACGGCCGTGAGAAGTGCACCTCTTACTTCACCGAGCCTGTGCAGTGGATGGAGCCAGCCTTGCTCGGAGTAATGGAAGGCCAG CTTCTGTGTCCCAAGTGCACGTCAAAGCTGGGCTCCTTCAGCTGGCGGGGCGAGCAGTGTTCTTGTGGCCGCTGGGTGACACCAGCCTTCCAGATCCACAAAAGTCGAGTGGATGAAGTGAGGACATTGCCACCTGTGAACTTCCCAGCTGCCAAAACCTGA
- the TENT5C gene encoding terminal nucleotidyltransferase 5C — protein MAGKGSNTDCMSCSVLNWEQVSRLHEVLTEVVPIHGRGNFPTLKITLKDIVQTVRSRLSEAGIVVHDVRLNGSAAGHVLVKDNGLGCKDLDLIFQVSLPSEAEFQLVRDVVLRSLLNFLPEGVSKLKISPVTLKEAYIQKLVKVYTESDRWSLISLSNKHGRNVELKFVDCIRRQFEFSVDSFQIILDSLLFYYDYSETPMSEHFHPTVIGESMYGDFEAAFDHLQNKLIATKNPEEIRGGGLLKYSNLLVRDFKPMDKNEIKTLERYMCSRFFIDFPDILDQQRKLETYLQNHFSKEERSKYDYLMILRRVVNESTVCLMGHERRQTLNLISLLALKVLAEQNIIPNATNVTCYYQPAPYVSDVNFSNYYLANAPVPYSQSYPTWLPCN, from the coding sequence ATGGCAGGCAAAGGAAGCAACACAGACTGCATGTCATGCAGTGTACTGAACTGGGAGCAGGTCAGCCGTCTGCATGAAGTTCTTACGGAAGTGGTTCCAATCCATGGACGAGGTAACTTCCCAACACTGAAGATAACTCTGAAGGACATTGTTCAGACTGTTCGGAGTCGGCTGAGTGAAGCAGGCATTGTGGTACATGATGTCCGTCTGAATGGCTCTGCAGCTGGTCACGTCCTGGTCAAGGATAATGGGCTGGGATGCAAAGACCTGGATCTCATTTTTCAAGTTTCTCTTCCAAGTGAGGCAGAGTTTCAGTTGGTTCGAGATGTGGTGTTGCGATCCCTCTTGAATTTCTTGCCTGAAGGAGTGAGCAAGCTAAAAATCAGTCCGGTAACACTGAAGGAAGCCTACATCCAGAAGCTGGTCAAAGTGTACACAGAGTCTGACCGCTGGAGCTTGATATCTCTTTCCAACAAACATGGCAGGAATGTGGAGCTGAAGTTTGTGGACTGTATACGGCGACAGTTTGAGTTCAGTGTGGACTCCTTCCAAATCATACTGGACTCCCTGCTCTTTTACTATGACTACTCAGAAACACCCATGTCAGAGCACTTCCATCCAACTGTGATTGGGGAAAGCATGTATGGAGACTTTGAGGCAGCTTTTGATCATCTCCAGAACAAGCTGATAGCTACCAAAAATCCCGAAGAGATCCGAGGTGGTGGCCTTCTGAAGTATAGTAACCTCTTGGTACGAGACTTCAAGCCCATGGATAAGAATGAGATCAAAACACTGGAGCGTTACATGTGCTCCCGTTTCTTCATAGACTTCCCAGATATCCTGGATCAGCAGCGCAAACTAGAGACCTACCTCCAGAACCACTTCTCCAAAGAAGAGAGGAGCAAATATGACTACCTCATGATTCTGCGCAGGGTGGTGAATGAGAGCACAGTCTGTCTCATGGGACATGAGCGGAGGCAGACTCTCAACTTGATTTCTCTGCTAGCGCTCAAAGTACTGGCGGAACAAAACATCATTCCTAATGCCACTAATGTTACCTGTTATTACCAGCCAGCACCTTATGTTAGTGATGTGAACTTCAGCAACTACTATCTTGCAAATGCTCCTGTGCCATACAGCCAGTCCTACCCCACTTGGTTGCCTTGCAATTGA